The following is a genomic window from Candidatus Hydrogenedentota bacterium.
ACCGCATCGCGCTGCTCATCACGGAGCCCTATCTGGGCGCGAAAGGTTCGTATCACCCGCCCAAGTGGTATCATCGGCTCTTGCAGGACTGGTGCTCGGCGCAGGACGTGGCGTTCATCTTCGACGAGGTGCAATCCTGCCATGGGCGTACCGGCAACATGTACGGATTCCAGACCTACGGCGTGCAGCCCGACCTTGTCGTGCTGGGCAAAGGTCTGGCCAATGGCGTGTCTGCCGCGGCTGTCGTGGGCCGCGCCGATCTCATAGACACACTGGACTATGCGGAAGGTTCCGATACCTACAGCGCCAACCCGGACGCCTGCGCCGCCGTTTGCGCCGTGCTGGATGTCTTTGAGGAAGAACGTATCGTTGACAACTGCCGCAAGATGGCGCCGATCATGGGTGAATGGTTGCGCGCACTCACCGGCAAGTTCCCGTTCGTGAAAGCCGTACGCGGCGAAGGTCTGGTTTACGGCGTGGAAATTGCCGACGCCGAAACGGCCAACCGTTGCGTACTCGAAGCCTATTACGGCACCCGGGACGCCGGCGTGCACTTCCTCGGGCCGCTGGCTCAGAAGGTGCTGCGCGTCAGCCCGCCGCTGGTAATCACCGAATCGGAACTCGACGAGGCCTTTGCGATCATCGAGGCTTGCTGGGCGCGCATCTGACTTCCATGCGACTTGCGGCGGGACCGCGAAATGTTGTAACAAGACGAAATCAGCGAGTCTGCTCAGGTTCGTGCGAAGATGTGCCGACGAATATGGGCAGGAACACGTGGACCGGCCATGGCTTCTTGCGAATACGAGGCATTAGCGGCGTCGACCGGGCGTTAGGGGGCCCTCGAACGCGCGGAGAAGCTGTCGGCGATTGCGAGGGAGAGCGTATATGGCCACTTACGAGTAC
Proteins encoded in this region:
- a CDS encoding aspartate aminotransferase family protein is translated as MSITHPNEPEGNRLRREADAVIGRGLNTYTPTQAVVERAAGCMLWTVDGRRLIDFASGVLVANLGHAHPGFESRYQAYRQGLPHNAYNLTTRPLIEASRRLIASFGYPKAQKMLWAASGSEGIQKAMWCALHRHPERPVMLATRGGFHGKKGLAGDVSGEKSANPDVRFLSFPLDDTLTPAAVEKELAAVAAESPNRIALLITEPYLGAKGSYHPPKWYHRLLQDWCSAQDVAFIFDEVQSCHGRTGNMYGFQTYGVQPDLVVLGKGLANGVSAAAVVGRADLIDTLDYAEGSDTYSANPDACAAVCAVLDVFEEERIVDNCRKMAPIMGEWLRALTGKFPFVKAVRGEGLVYGVEIADAETANRCVLEAYYGTRDAGVHFLGPLAQKVLRVSPPLVITESELDEAFAIIEACWARI